The Myxococcota bacterium genome has a segment encoding these proteins:
- a CDS encoding SurA N-terminal domain-containing protein, with translation MLDAIRRGQRWLTALLVGGVGFVFVVVFGNQGPGNVSTSSATSIVELGDFVVDAAEFDLERESQARRLRDQLGEQFDERAAGAFLDQQVLRVIVERTVLAQSAHELGLEVPKAEIQRYLRDTYRSPDGTVDEEAIVRGIERVYGTQRLFLQAIERDLLAQKMLRLLASQITVSEPELEAVARQLAEEARIAYVALSTETLPAGEEPSDEAVEAWRADHEAELRARYEAALGQYTTADRVRARHILFRLDRTADAAAVETAREEAEQARERILAGAPFADVAREVSEDDATRDAGGELGSLSRAEMAGAVADAAFDLEPGTPSEVLRGDRGFHIVLVEEKLAGGTRPFEDVAPELARDGARASIARERAQRLATELSEAVRGGASLEAAARERELTLGRTASLRRRPDGFIPDLGAAPEVMAAAFALPPGTSSPRIFELGNRLVLLQVLSRTTPSEAELAAQASSIRSAALDQKRTDAIATWVREAQTRYEAEGELRLNAALVMGS, from the coding sequence GTGCTCGATGCGATTCGCCGAGGCCAGCGCTGGCTGACGGCGCTGCTGGTCGGCGGCGTCGGCTTCGTGTTCGTCGTGGTGTTCGGCAACCAGGGGCCGGGCAACGTGTCGACCTCGAGCGCGACGTCGATCGTCGAGCTGGGCGACTTCGTCGTCGACGCCGCCGAGTTCGATCTCGAGCGCGAGTCGCAGGCGCGCCGCCTGCGCGACCAGCTCGGCGAGCAGTTCGACGAGCGCGCCGCCGGCGCCTTCCTCGACCAGCAGGTGCTGCGCGTGATCGTCGAGCGCACGGTGCTCGCGCAGTCGGCGCACGAGCTGGGCCTCGAGGTGCCCAAGGCGGAGATCCAGCGCTACCTGCGCGACACCTACCGCAGCCCGGACGGGACGGTGGACGAGGAGGCGATCGTCCGCGGCATCGAGCGCGTGTACGGGACGCAGCGTCTCTTCCTCCAGGCGATCGAGCGCGACCTGCTCGCGCAGAAGATGCTCCGCCTGCTCGCCAGCCAGATCACCGTCAGCGAGCCCGAGCTCGAGGCGGTGGCGCGCCAGCTCGCCGAGGAGGCGCGCATCGCCTACGTGGCGCTGTCGACCGAGACGCTCCCGGCCGGCGAGGAGCCGAGCGACGAGGCGGTCGAGGCCTGGCGCGCCGACCACGAGGCGGAGCTGCGCGCCCGCTACGAGGCCGCCCTCGGCCAGTACACGACCGCAGACCGGGTCCGCGCCCGCCACATCCTCTTCCGGCTCGACCGCACCGCCGACGCCGCCGCCGTCGAGACGGCGCGCGAGGAGGCCGAGCAGGCGCGCGAGCGCATCCTCGCGGGCGCGCCGTTCGCCGACGTGGCGCGCGAGGTCTCCGAGGACGACGCCACGCGCGACGCGGGCGGCGAGCTCGGCTCGCTCTCGCGCGCCGAGATGGCGGGCGCCGTCGCGGATGCGGCCTTCGACCTCGAGCCTGGCACGCCGTCCGAGGTGCTCCGCGGCGATCGCGGCTTCCACATCGTGCTCGTCGAGGAGAAGCTCGCGGGCGGCACGCGCCCGTTCGAGGACGTGGCGCCCGAGCTCGCGCGCGACGGCGCGCGCGCCTCGATCGCCCGCGAGCGCGCGCAGCGCCTCGCCACCGAGCTCTCCGAGGCCGTGCGCGGCGGCGCCTCCCTCGAGGCCGCGGCGCGCGAGCGCGAGCTGACGCTCGGGCGCACGGCGTCGCTGCGCCGGCGCCCCGACGGCTTCATTCCCGACCTCGGCGCCGCGCCGGAGGTCATGGCCGCGGCCTTCGCGCTCCCGCCCGGCACGAGCTCGCCGCGCATCTTCGAGCTGGGCAACCGGCTCGTGCTGCTGCAGGTCTTGTCGCGCACGACGCCCTCGGAGGCGGAGCTCGCCGCGCAGGCGAGCTCCATCCGCAGCGCGGCCCTCGACCAGAAGCGCACCGATGCGATCGCGACCTGGGTGCGCGAGGCACAGACGCGCTACGAGGCCGAGGGGGAGCTGCGCCTCAACGCCGCGCTCGTGATGGGCTCGTAG